The Amblyraja radiata isolate CabotCenter1 chromosome 21, sAmbRad1.1.pri, whole genome shotgun sequence genome contains the following window.
CATTTGTTAATGTCAGTCTGGTATAGAAATTCGAATCAAATTAACATAAATGGCGTTATTTACAACGTTTACCTAAAGCTTTCACATTGGATGGTATGTCATGTTCAGAAGTCACCCGTGGATGAAGAAGACATTACATGTCAATGTTGGTGAGATAATTTGAAGGCTCATCCACCTTGTTATTACTGCACCATTTGAACCATGACTGCTTTCCACGCCTTGTCTTTGTCAAAGTCCTTTGTGACAGATTTGGAAACCTAGGTGATAAGTATACTTATTTCAAACCAGCTGTAACAATAATAACATGGAGAAACTAAGAaaccaatagtttagtttagtttagagatacagcacggaaacaggccctttggcccccccCGGGTCTGCACCTAccatcgatccctgcacattaacagtatcttacctacacacactagggacaatttacttataccaagctaattaacccacaaacctgtacgtctatggagtgtgggaggaaaccgaagatctcggagaaaacccacacagtcacggaagaatgttcaaactccgtacagacagcacccgtagtcgggatcgaacctgggtctccggcgctgcaagcactctaaggcagcaactccaccactgcaataGTCTGCGCCCAATAGTCTGTCGGAAATTAAAATTaaagcaaaaatgctggaaatattcatctgctcaggcagtatctgtaaAGGTGGAAATGTAGTTTATATTTCAGGTTGTTGACCTTTCCTtatgactccacagatgctgcctcatctgctatttctggcatatctatctttattttggatttccaacaTCTTTAATGCTGATCTTCAACATCAACATATTGCTTTTTGGATTAATGGGTGGCCGGCATTTTTATATTTGCGATATTAGAAAATGCAGAAACAAATATATTTATTGCATCTTTTTCAATAGAACAATCTATATTACCTACAGAAGTGTTACCAATTCCCATATCAACGGTTCAATCAAGAATTTCTGGAAACAAAGTACCTGTATAATTAGGCAAAATAAGAAAATGTAGTTCTTAGATGTACCTACATGTCATAGACTGCCAAGTAGAAAATCCTGGCTTTGATTTATTGTGAATCTATTTGTGCATTTTTATACTTGCCTCAACTGTCTTGCAGCTCTCCTTTTGGAAGTCTGACATATTCCACGTTGACTCATGATATTTAAGCTGCATCTTGTAGCTCACACAGTGGACAAATGTGGCAAGCATGAGACTGGACTGAACCAGTAACAGAAGCATCAGAACAAAAACCAGAATATCATACGACTGCTGCAATAACAAAGTTGGAGAAATGTCCATTACAAATAATCTTTTGCTAGAGTGGCTTTcagaaaaagtaacaatgattatTTTAACCCTTAGAATAAAAAATAAGCAAATGTGGGTGATAATTCTGGAGAACTATGAAATACAAGGGTATATTAAAAACCTGATCtaatatatataacatataaaaaaataaagaaatgaatTGTACTGCATAGGCATCGGAAATGTATTGTATACTTATCCTCTGCTCCATTATATATCTTGAAGGAATTAATTTGAAGGCACaattcaaaattcaatttactTAATATTTAACACTTTaacactttgggatgtgggtctgGAATAAATGATATTGAAATGAATTTAAAAGTGAAATAGTAAAAGATGCCTTTTCTTTCAGTCGGCAAACTTACAAGCAAATTTGTTGAACTCTGTCGAAAGATGTCAATGAACTTCATAATGCTGAAGGATAGATAGCCAGAGGCAGTAAACAGCATTGGAGTTGTGACGCTGCTGATAGCAATTAAGACCTCGATCTAAACATTAATTAAACAAATGTCCATAATCATTAAAGAATGCATAGGCCAGATATTTTTTATTCCAATCCTTGCCAAGACACATGTCCAATATgataaggatagacacaaaatgccagagtaacccgacaggtcaggcagcatccccagaaaatatggataggtaatgtttcgggtctggtgattgtagtagggagagtGGGGAATAAAACCAAAAGCAAAGAAAAAACAGGACAAATTGGGGCTGGGTACAGATTACCTCAGTCAAgaaggttccctgataggctgacAGTTGGCAACACAGTCGAGgtagctatgcatagcacagcctCTTAAACAGCACAGAATTGAAATAACAGGGGGGCTAAGTCTTTGGCACTCATAGAACATTCATATATTATTATACATTAAACATTCTAATAAAAGTTTAGAAAATTAACATTTGAAAAATTACCTGTGATTTACCATAAAATTACCATTTATGAGTGATTCCAAGATTTGTTTGAAATAAATCAATGAACTCAACAAATTTAAATTGCTGAAATTTAAGCTTAAAGCTGTTCTTCTCCAATGACTTGTGTGTTGCAGCCAAACATGCTCAGCAGACGGATTTCCCAGATTAACCTCTAGGGATGGCAAACAATTGACAATCCATTGCAGAACTACAAGAAAAGTCAACCTTTCACTGATCATGACATCCTAAGACCCTTCCCACAATTCATCACTGCTCCTGGCATTTAAAAATACCTTTTTCCAATGTGTTTGCCATTGTGCATCCTGTCATTGCCTACAGCTCACCATCTCTGGGAAGTCCAAGGTACAGGATTCAAGTACCGAGTGCACCAGATCTTACTATTCAGGCCTGCAGGTCATTCCCAGATTTGAACCCCATCAGTTTTGATTCTAGGGCACTTATGTAGCTGGATAATCATAATACCATACAAATGATAACAGGAAAAGTTAAGTGAAGCTACTGAATCAGACATTGGTCATGTGTTACCTACTTACCATGAACTTGGATGGGTATTCTGCTGCGACATGGCTTGCAATAGCACCAGGAAAACACTGGAAGAAGCAATCACATCAAGAACATTGTGAATAGTATACCAGAACTTGTTTGTGTATGAAATCCCCTGAAATTAGAAGCTAAGGCCACTTGCACACAGATGTAGCCTCTGGGTGGTGCAAAAGTATAATAGTGGATTCCTAGAACTTGCAGCAATGCCTTAGTGAAAGTTGTCAGGTCAACTTGACTTTATGACAGATGATGATGTAAACATTCATGAACTATAGTTTTACcgtgttccaggtactcacccacccccaccccccccccccccccccccccccccccccgtgtaaaaaaaaaatcccttcaCATCTCCTATAAATGTTGTCCTTTCACCTTACAGCTGTGTactccagtatttgatttttccattctgagaaaatgattctgactgtctaccctatcaatgcctctcataattttatatacttctatcagctctcccctcaACTTCCGGCTTTCCAGATAAAATGATTCATATCTGGTCAACCTCTCCCATATAACAACCCTCACAATTACATTCTCTCCAAAACAGTTGTTTGAATTGGAAATAATTGATACAGTTTACAAGATTGGAAGCAAAACTCTTGACGTGCAAGTTTAGAATTTCCTTTTTCCCCAATTGCAGTTCTGAGTCATGATTTATTGATTATGATAATACAACATTGATACAAACTACAACTAAACATTGAATGACTTACTGCAGCCAAAATCCAGAAGAATGTCACAGAGAGGTAGGGTCCAGGGACCAGGGCACCCATATTTAGAGCAATAATTCCACCAAAGACTGCACAAATCGCCACAATTACTTCAACCACCTGCGGAGAAAATATTAACATAAGTTTCACCAGCAAAATAATCTATTAAAAAGGTGCCGTGTTATTTCATGATATTAGCCCCACTAGCCCCTAAATAACTATAGAACAGCCAAAGGAGAGCTGTAAACATTAGCGAGTGCCACTCATTCAATGCCAACTGAATTATCCAAGCCAATAAAATTAGATTGGAAATGTTTCCTCCATGAAGCTGCATCTTTCCTTTCCATGGGCATAGTGTAACATCACTTCCTCAGTCCCTTTTCAAATTTTCATAACTTTTTGTATAATCCTAaactcctagtggcggcgcggctctggctgcagcggctctccggcagtcctgtttgttttgtgttttttgggttgtttattttcgttttggttagtctagttttggtttttagtttgtgttttttgggggggggggttgaaacggggcttgctgtctctccctgcgggggaatgcgacttttttgtcgtattccccttctctgttccgtctgcgctgaggcctaatggcggagctggcgacctcgaggctcaggaggcagagcccgccaggactcgcactgagctcgctcccgtgaggacggcccggctcggggctggaacagggctttcgtgaggggctgtgacggccggcccgaggaaggaacggtgctcccgtcggagtggccgagctcggggaggtacggcgttcccagcccgagggaggagcggcgcccggtcggggcggcccagcccgagggagaagcggcgcccggtcggggcggcccagcccgagggagaagcggcgcccggtcggggcggcccagcccgagggaggagcggcgcccagtcggggcggcctggcgtgagggaggagcggcggcctggcgcgaggctgagacggtggcagtactcacgtgagggcgatccggctcggggctggaacgatgctccgggggctgggacggcagttctggtggcggtggcctgagaccggggttcggccgcgggccagcggctgcgtcagcaggtctggtgagcggcagcttcgaccaccccgggccgcggtgtttgagccgcgggacaggttttaacatcgcccggggggtatcgcctcagcgcagaaggagaagaggagggaagagactgcagccctaagacttttgcctccatcacagtgaggagatgttgggtggactcactgtggtggatgttaatatgtgtttattgttgttttttattgtattgtattgtatgtatgactgcttcaatttcgttcagacttcggtctggatgacaataaaaggctatctaatctaatctatctaaattTATAATGCCTATTGAATTCCTGATTTTGATTCGAAAGCAGGGGGACCAAGGTTTCTCTCAACATAACAGATTTGAGCTCAGGAATTGGATGTAATTTCCAAATCTTCCAGCTGTGTTTTATTGCTCTGGACTTCAATGTCTCGCTCATTGTGCAACGTGGAAACTGTGAGAAGCACAAGATCCTTGAACGAGAAATTATGTAACTGGTCTGCTCCCCATTACCTTATTCTCCCTTGAACAAATCTTTGGAGATTTTGAGAAAATGTACCATGACTGCTTCATGATTCAGATACAaattatctaaaaaaaaaaaaatctagccCAAGCAATGACATGCTTATAGAGGTTTGAAgcagcataccaaatctcgttgctcttatgtgcaatgacaataaaatatattattatattattattattcattcttGAGGGCgaaataaataaaagatgttGAGGATAATTGAGAGAAAGTAATTAGATTGGGAAACAGTTGACCTGAGTGACCAGATTCTATCAGTTCAAGTAAtagctagaaacaaggaactgcagatgtcagtttacacaaagtgttagagtaactcagtgggtcagactgcaactgtggagaacatggataggtgacgtttccagtttgaagaaggaacccaacccaaaatatcacctatccatgtttcccaaGTAATTGCTAGAATCTGTATATCCTCTATCGGGAGAGATGCAAGGTGTCTATTCTCATCCATGAAAAATAAACAACTGCAGCTCATTGATTAGTCAACCTTCTTTTCAGTATCTTATATGACAGATATCACAACACACTCTCCGAACATAGCGGGAAAAGGTTAGTATCTGTAATAAGACAAatactaacaaaaataaatttatgACATAGTACTTGAATACACAGATGAGATTTTAACAACAATTACCCTGATGATTAAATTAATAATTAGCAAAACAGCACTTTTGAGCTTTACAGATATTTAGTATTTTCCACTTACCGAATAGGACTTCAAAGTACGAGACGGAAACTTTATGTGACAAAAGAAGGTTGTTTCATTGTAAGGCAACACCTGCAAACATATTGTATGAGAGATTAACTAACATAAAATTAGAATACAAGCTCTAAACAGCCAAAAAGAAAACCATCTCGGAAATTTCAGCACTGTTACTTTAATTATGTATCTTTACAAAATATAAAAATGggtgtaaatatttaaaaatctgGTGCATGATTTGCTTTCACAATAAGTTGTTACAATGTtacaaattgatttaaaaaaaagatgcttCTTGATATGGTTTATGTCAACTTAACTGCATCTACATGAAAAACAGTGCACTGATGCACTAATATATTGTTAAATTGAAAGCACTGCACAACAGACACACAGTGTAAGCATCACAACACGAATACTTGCTTTCTTTTTCTTACAGCACCTAGCATCCGATCTTGCTGACAAGATGACTTTACTTGCCATGAGAATTTCCAGAAGTACAAGTAAAAGCAAGTTAAAGTTTATCTGTGAAAgaaagtaaattgtaaattataccAACAGTAATTGAGTGAATTTAAGCAGTAAACTTATTTCCTTTCATAATTAAAACCCAGTGTGAATTCTCAGTGTCTACCCAGAATTTCAAATTAACACCAACTATccttttatgaaggccaacaataaCTTAGAGAGCACCAGCAATTGTGCAGCTTGAAAATGTGAAACCCATTCCATCTCAAAGATTGAATAATGGAAATTGTCCAGATTTTGGAGTTTTGTTGACATCATTACTTCATGGAACAGGCTACAACTTTGGTCTATGTTCCCATTAAGATCCAAAACTGCTCAAGGAGTGTCGTTTTACAACTTCATCAATTATGAGATGTATAATGGGTTTCAATGACATAGCAAACCATAAATACTTCTATCGAAAATTACTTTAATATACTTCAAAACCTGGTACCTTTTGTACTTTGAAtcttagagtcaaagagtcatatagCATTTAAACAAGTTCTTCAGCCCAAATCGCCCATGCTAATCAATATGTCccttctacacttgtcccacctacccACATTTGGCACACATCCCTCTATacgtttcctattcatgtacctgtccaaacctcatttaaatattgttatagcacctgtgacaactacctcctctggcaactcattccatatacccaaaatgttgcccttcaggttcttattaaatctttctcctctcaccttaaatctatgccctctggttcttgattaccctactctgggtcaaagactctgtgcatctactctatatattcccctcatgatcgtacacacctctacaagatcactactcatcctcctatactccaagggatcaagtcctagcctgcccaacatctccctgtagcgCAGGCCTGaaatcctggccacatcctcataaatcttctctgcatactttccagcttaacaacatatttcctatagcagggtcacCAAAACTGGACAAGTTACTCCTaaggtggcctcaccaacatcttatacaactgtaacataacattctaACTTTTATTCTcagtactttgactgatgaaggccaatataccatAAGCCTTCTTAaccatcccatctgcctgtgacaccactttcaaggaaccatgcaccagcACTCAAGCTTTCTCTGCTCTAGAACTTCTACAAATATCTCCCTCCTTCTTCTTTCTCCACTAAAGGTCTATTAATCAGCTCCAAAGTTCGCAACGATGTATCCTTCTTGGGCTCACACCTGCCTTTATCCAAAAATCGGCCTCTCAAGAACCTCCTTGTCTAAGGTCATATGTTGCCAGTCCTGATTTGGCCTTTTTTTTCACTtccacttttttttccccccactctccccactacaatcagtctgaagaagaattccaacccaaaacgtcacgtctCAAATATCTCTCGAGAtgttatctgacctgctgagttactccagcattttgcatctatcatcCATCATCACCCTTTGCATCTTTCCATTaagtcaattctctatccagtcggctagctttccctggatcccatgtgatctaaccttccagagcatgtGGAATTTTGCTTAAATCCAAAGAGACAACgtctacaactctgccctcatcaaccttttggttgcatcttcaaaaaactcaatcagatttgtgagacacgatttctcacatacaaagccatgctgactatcctcaatcagccttgtccatccaaatgcatatattttttatttctcAGATTACGCTCCAGTAACTTGTCTACCACGGATTTTAGGTTCAATAGTTCCATCTATTATGGCTGAGGAAACACAAACACAATTAATGATAGTGAATGACATTGAGACCTATTCAGAACCAGCTGAGCTCCAACAGACTTAAACATTCATTACTATATTAACAGGTGTAAATAGCACATGTCTTTTACATGTCAAGCACAAACTGGCATGCTCAAGTACCTAATATAGAACAAAACATTATTTGTTGAGTTTTGGGTCCCTCAACTGAAATAAAGCTAAAAATAAATGTGATTTTGCTTTGGCACAGAAGGTTACTTTTGTGTTCCTTTTccaggtctgcacaaaacttgagagtctttaatTTACAATGTTGGCAGCAAGACAAgtcaaaatggctgcacacacattGTCACACAGACAGGAgagaactatatacaaaacatccccCTTTGCCACCTGCTGCacaggaggagcaacgggtcctcccaccccacacagtccaccaaacatcacattcaCCCTTTCCAGTGCGAACGTCTCCATTTAGCTGGACCTCGCTTCACTCTTTTTTTTCCAGCCTTTTTTGCGTTTCACAACTCTTGCTAAAGGCTCAGAATCAACAGAGATTTCCTCGGTGTTCTCTTTTGAAGAGatatcagtatttgctttatctgtaTGCTGTTCTTTCTCCACTTTGCTGTAGTTTTTCCAGAAGCCTACATTTAAAGTTTAACTGATTGTAAACAAAAAGCAGGTTCTTTTGTAGCAGAGAATAATGAGGATTATTCATATGCTATAGATTTTGTGAAATGTAATCACAGCAAAAGAGGAAAGTATAATTGTTTTTCACGTTATTAAATATTGACTTAGGATCAGTTTAAATAATAACCATTACAATTTTAAAGTAGAAATTATATTCCTTGTGCAATATAATATGAAGGAGGGCCCAGAAGCCGACGATGTCTGATCCTCATCGGTATTGATCTTCCCATCATCGAAGACATCCGTAGGAAGTGTTGCCTCAAGAAGGGtgcgaaaatcatcaaggacccagacCACCCTGGCCACCATCTCATTTTTCtgttaccatcgggaagaaggtacagtgtTCCGAGAACCATTGTCttgaggttcaagaacagcttcttcccatcaaccatcaagtTCTTGTACCACAGTACACAACCTTGAACCACACTACACAACCTTGAACAACACTACACAATCCTAACCATGACCCTACCTCAGCACGTTACTACTATGGATTTTGTACAGATTGTACTACCTACTCCAACTTGCACCATTACGAACTGATTACCTAATATAACTGAGCATTTACTGTATAATTGTTTGGTGTATTCAATTGTTGTGTTCCTGCAATTAATGTGCCAGTCAAACTTTAATTGTTCTGTTCATGGTGTAtattacaattaaacactcttaactcttgaaagATAGATGTAAATCATCAATTTTTATATGCATGATATCTTCTGGGGTATTGGGAAAATGTATCCAATTGAAGCAacatgggaggaaaacaaagttaAGAGAGATGTATTTTCTCCCAGATAATTATTATGTCAAATGAAGTCATCTTGTTACCCATACATTTACTAACAGACACATGTATATTCAATGTTCAATATCCAAAGTTTGTATCATCCAGAACATCTATTACATAGAACCAAAACACAGAAAGTAGAAATTCTGCCAGGTCTTTAGTGGACATCACTCCTTGCTTTTTTACTCTAATCCCTGTATTTCCTTATTCCCTTCAAATATCAAATcaaatccccctcacctgtatccacctacatttacctccctcacctctcttccagctttatgCACCCCCTattataatcagtctgaaaaagggtcccaacctgaaacggtaCCTATCCATGTCGttcagagatgctgactaactagctgagttactctaacacattgtgtctttttctgtaaaccagcatttgcatttcctcGTGTCAACATTCAGGTAAActgcttctgcaccctctccacattTTTCCTACACTGGGGTGATCAGAActccaaaatactccaaatgtggcctaatatgactttctgactcttatactcaatgcctcaactGATGAAGATCAACATACCTTTTTTACtactttatttgtttgtgttgccacttttagggagCTAGGACTTGGGCCGCAACAGCTGGATCCTCAACATCTGGACGCATagatcacaatcagtgaggataggcaaCAAAAGATCTTCCACAATAACCAATACCGGTGCCcaacaaggatgtgttctcagcccccttacTATACTTCTTATACATTCACGAttgtgtggccaaattctgctctaactccatgtATGTTTACAGATGGCAACACCGTAGTTGGCCGGATCTGGAACAATGACagtacggagtacaggaaggagaataAGAGCTTAATAACATGGTGTCAAGTCAACAACCTCTCTCTCGGTGTCAGCAAGATGAATTGAGCTAATTATTGACCTCAGGAAACGAGATGGTGTACATgtcccagtcagcatcaatggtgccaaagtggaaatgattgagagcttaaagttccttggcataaatatcacaaaccacattgaagctattggcaagaaagcacaccaacgtctCCACTTCCTCAGACTAAGGAAGTTTGACATGTTTCCAACaactcttacaaacttccacagatgcgctgtagaaaccATCCTATCGGGATGCAGGAGTGCATCACAGCTTGCATTGCTAGCTGCTTTGCCAAGACTATTAAAAAAATGCAGAGTTGCggatgtagcccagcccatcacacaaaccagctacCCTCCCTCACCCCACAAATGACTATCTATCCCATGCTGCCTGGGGAAAGCAGTCAACATCATTAAGGATGTTAAGGTTGTTAACACcctagtcattccctcttctcccctcttccattgaGCAGAAGCTACAAAAGTGTGAAAGCATGTACCAGTAGATACGGGAACCACTTACTTCTTCCCAACTGCTAGCAAAACAACTGATCAGTCTTCTCACAGGCTAAGGGAGTAGCCCTGATACCGCCACCTACCTCAAAGCAGTCCTTGCACTTTTTGTACCtatactttctctgtagctgtaacataaTAACGCTGTAACACTATAATTTACACTCTGGTATTTTCTTTTTCCACCATCCTCTGCTTCTGTGGATAAGCCAATTCTGATTCCAAATTTGGGTATGActtaattgtactcatgtatcGTTTGATTTGAATGGATTTCACAaagaaaaaagattttcactgtatttcagttgacatggcaataataaactaatattaATAAATCAATGCTCTTGAGCGTCCTGCCATTTACTGCATACTTTCTCTTTGTATTTGACTTTCAGGTGAAGTTCAATGCCTCACACTTGCCTTGATTATACTATACCTGTCATTTATTTGCCTATATctataactgatctatatcctgctgtattctTTGACAGCTTTTTTCAGAGGCCACAACACCACTAatttttgtgccatctgcaaatttattaacCAATCCATCTACATTGTTGTCCATTTATgtcatatatatcacaaacaatagaGATCCCAGTACTGAATCCTGCAGCCAACCAGTCACAGGCGTTGTGCCAAATAACATCTCTCCACTACTACCCTCTGTCCTCTGtaagtaaaccagttctgaatccaaactaccaacTCCCCATGAATCTCATGCATCTTAATGTTCAGGATCAGTTTATCATGAAAATCCATGAAGACAACATCCATTGCCCTACCTCTATCAATCATCTTTGTGtcctcaaaaatctcaatcaagatCATAAGACAGATAATGCCATGTTGACATTGCCTAATTAGTCCATTCtcttaaaaatataaatattcCTATTCCTAAGAATCTTCTTCAATAGTTACCCAACCACTGATGTGAGGTTCACtagcctataatttcctggattatccctATTTCACTTCTTGGACACACAATAAACGAAAGATTGTTATG
Protein-coding sequences here:
- the mlc1 gene encoding membrane protein MLC1, producing MSKEDDYKEDFGYDKMSTLEQGKQDNASYTTDVQSSDLQLNRKCHTCFHHRGWIYSLMIGSCLLIITGFSVYLGNVFPDEMDYLRCAAGSCIPAAVVSFATARRRVNALPHLQLLFISTFTITTTCMIWYGCKLLLNPAALNINFNLLLLVLLEILMASKVILSARSDARCCKKKKVLPYNETTFFCHIKFPSRTLKSYSVVEVIVAICAVFGGIIALNMGALVPGPYLSVTFFWILAACFPGAIASHVAAEYPSKFMIEVLIAISSVTTPMLFTASGYLSFSIMKFIDIFRQSSTNLLQSYDILVFVLMLLLLVQSSLMLATFVHCVSYKMQLKYHESTWNMSDFQKESCKTVEVSKSVTKDFDKDKAWKAVMVQMVQ